The following proteins come from a genomic window of Pseudomonas putida:
- a CDS encoding DNA mismatch repair protein MutS, with product MQDDDFSLFKAEVRGVRPISHDRADVGKPKADRQKLAGLRQAATVRSDKALVIDGMSDQFVIDVGAEDELMWRRDGVQEGQLRKLKLGQIPFEGSLDLHGMTVEKARETLWDFIAEATKLEVRCVRVTHGKAARLDGKRPMIKSHVNTWLRQHPQVLGFASCSARHGGTGAVYVMLKRTMLEGRDE from the coding sequence ATGCAAGACGACGATTTTTCCCTGTTCAAGGCCGAAGTGCGCGGCGTAAGGCCGATCAGCCACGACCGTGCCGACGTCGGCAAGCCCAAGGCCGACCGCCAGAAGCTGGCCGGCCTGCGCCAGGCAGCGACCGTGCGCAGTGACAAGGCTTTGGTCATCGATGGCATGTCCGACCAGTTTGTCATCGACGTCGGCGCCGAAGACGAGCTGATGTGGCGCCGCGATGGCGTGCAGGAAGGCCAACTGCGCAAGCTGAAGCTGGGGCAGATTCCATTCGAGGGCAGCCTCGACCTGCACGGCATGACAGTGGAAAAGGCCCGCGAAACCTTGTGGGACTTCATCGCCGAAGCCACCAAACTGGAGGTGCGCTGCGTGCGGGTGACCCACGGCAAGGCCGCGCGCCTGGACGGCAAGCGCCCGATGATCAAGAGCCACGTCAACACCTGGCTGCGCCAGCACCCGCAAGTGCTCGGTTTTGCCTCGTGCAGTGCCCGCCACGGCGGCACTGGCGCTGTGTATGTGATGCTTAAGCGAACCATGCTCGAAGGGCGCGACGAGTAA
- the aroC gene encoding chorismate synthase: MSGNTYGKLFTVTTAGESHGPALVAIVDGCPPGLEISLADLQHDLDRRKPGTSRHTTQRQEADEVEILSGVFEGRTTGCSIGLLIRNTDQKSKDYSAIKDLFRPAHADYTYHHKYGIRDYRGGGRSSARETAMRVAAGAIAKKFLATQGITVRGYMSQLGPIEIPFKSWESVEQNAFFSPDPDKVPELEAYMDQLRRDQDSVGAKITVVAEGVMPGLGEPIFDRLDAELAHALMSINAVKGVEIGAGFASVAQRGTEHRDELTPDGFLSNNAGGILGGISSGQPIVAHLALKPTSSITTPGRSIDVDGNPVDVITKGRHDPCVGIRATPIAEAMMAIALMDHLLRHRAQNAEVKVATPVLGQL; encoded by the coding sequence ATGTCCGGCAATACCTACGGCAAGCTGTTCACTGTCACCACCGCTGGCGAGAGCCATGGCCCGGCGTTGGTCGCCATTGTCGATGGATGCCCACCGGGCCTGGAAATCTCCCTCGCCGACCTGCAGCACGACCTTGACCGGCGCAAGCCCGGCACCAGCCGGCACACCACCCAGCGCCAGGAAGCCGACGAGGTAGAAATCCTTTCCGGCGTGTTCGAAGGCCGCACCACCGGCTGCTCGATCGGCCTGCTGATCCGCAACACCGACCAGAAGTCCAAGGACTACTCGGCCATCAAGGACCTGTTCCGCCCGGCCCACGCCGACTACACCTACCACCACAAGTACGGTATCCGCGACTACCGCGGCGGCGGTCGCAGCTCGGCCCGTGAAACCGCCATGCGCGTGGCCGCCGGTGCTATCGCCAAGAAGTTCCTGGCCACCCAGGGCATCACCGTGCGTGGCTACATGAGCCAGTTGGGCCCGATCGAAATCCCGTTCAAGTCTTGGGAGTCGGTGGAGCAGAACGCCTTCTTCAGCCCCGACCCGGACAAAGTACCTGAGCTGGAGGCCTACATGGACCAGCTGCGCCGCGACCAGGACTCGGTGGGCGCCAAGATCACCGTGGTTGCGGAAGGCGTGATGCCCGGCCTGGGCGAGCCGATCTTCGACCGCCTGGATGCAGAGCTGGCTCATGCGCTGATGAGCATCAACGCGGTCAAGGGCGTGGAGATCGGCGCCGGCTTCGCCAGTGTGGCCCAGCGCGGCACCGAGCACCGGGACGAACTGACCCCGGACGGCTTCCTCAGCAACAATGCAGGCGGCATTCTGGGTGGTATTTCCTCGGGCCAGCCGATCGTTGCCCACCTGGCACTGAAGCCCACTTCCAGCATCACCACCCCGGGCCGCTCGATTGATGTCGATGGCAACCCGGTGGACGTCATCACCAAAGGCCGCCACGACCCGTGCGTGGGCATCCGCGCCACACCGATTGCCGAGGCGATGATGGCCATCGCGTTGATGGACCACCTGCTGCGCCACCGCGCGCAGAATGCCGAGGTGAAGGTCGCTACCCCGGTGCTGGGCCAGCTCTGA
- a CDS encoding alpha/beta fold hydrolase, with protein MMSRLVALLFLLCTGLAQAAAPTVLQRPIDLDTGQGVLHGSLLLPQQATPPPVVLIIAGSGPTDRDGNNPASGKVDNLKRLALLLANEHIASVRYDKRGVAASQPATPDERDLSVERYVADVVAWSRKLKADPRFGPLILIGHSEGALIASLAAEQAGASAVITLAGSGRPLAEVLREQLAKRLPPAQLAGGSALLDRLQAGQTSLDVPAPLRQVFRPSVQPYLISLFQQNPAAAFARLPMPALIVQGRNDVQVDVADAQRLKAAKPDAQLVLIDGMNHMLRISPKGMSQQRDSYLNPELPLARELGERIVTFIQHLPAA; from the coding sequence ATGATGTCGCGCCTCGTCGCCTTGCTCTTCCTGCTGTGCACCGGCCTGGCCCAGGCCGCCGCCCCCACTGTGCTGCAACGCCCGATCGACCTGGACACCGGCCAGGGCGTGCTGCATGGCAGCCTGCTGCTGCCGCAACAGGCCACCCCGCCGCCAGTGGTGCTGATCATCGCCGGCTCCGGCCCCACCGACCGCGACGGCAACAACCCGGCCTCCGGCAAGGTCGACAACCTCAAACGCCTGGCCCTGTTGCTGGCCAACGAGCACATTGCCAGCGTGCGTTACGACAAACGCGGCGTGGCCGCCAGCCAGCCGGCCACGCCTGACGAGCGTGACCTCAGCGTGGAGCGCTATGTGGCCGATGTGGTCGCCTGGAGCCGCAAGCTCAAAGCCGACCCGCGCTTCGGCCCGCTGATCCTGATTGGCCACAGCGAAGGCGCGCTGATTGCCAGCCTGGCCGCCGAGCAGGCAGGGGCCAGCGCAGTCATCACCCTGGCCGGCAGCGGCCGGCCGCTGGCCGAGGTACTGCGCGAACAACTGGCCAAGCGCCTGCCGCCGGCGCAACTGGCCGGTGGCAGTGCCCTGCTCGACCGCCTGCAGGCCGGGCAGACCAGCCTGGATGTGCCAGCGCCGCTGCGCCAGGTGTTTCGCCCCAGCGTGCAGCCATACCTGATTTCGCTGTTCCAGCAAAACCCGGCAGCCGCCTTTGCCCGCCTGCCCATGCCGGCACTGATCGTGCAGGGGCGCAATGACGTGCAGGTGGACGTGGCCGACGCCCAGCGGCTGAAAGCGGCCAAGCCAGATGCGCAACTGGTCCTGATCGATGGCATGAACCACATGCTGCGCATCAGCCCCAAGGGCATGAGCCAGCAGCGCGACAGCTACCTCAACCCCGAGCTACCGCTGGCGCGCGAACTGGGTGAGCGAATTGTGACATTCATCCAGCATTTGCCTGCGGCGTAA
- the prmB gene encoding 50S ribosomal protein L3 N(5)-glutamine methyltransferase, producing the protein MITSRLRTLRDYIRWAVSRFHEHDLFFGHGADNAWDEARMLVLGAVHLPWEVADSYLDCMLEDDERVRLQHLLKRRIEERVPAAYLLGEAWFCGMSFIVDERVLVPRSPIGELIEKRFEPWLASDPARILDLCTGSGCIGIVAADVFPEAEVVLADLSFQALEVANQNIERHGLDGRVYTVQGDGFGGLPGQRFDLILSNPPYVDAEDFDDMPAEYHHEPELGLACGSDGLDLVRRMLAEAADHLTEKGLLIVEVGNSQVHVEALYPEVDFAWLEFERGGHGVFMLTAEQCRQHQELFKARV; encoded by the coding sequence GTGATCACATCCCGTCTGCGCACGCTGCGCGACTACATCCGCTGGGCGGTCAGCCGCTTCCACGAGCATGACCTGTTCTTCGGTCACGGTGCCGACAACGCCTGGGACGAGGCCCGCATGCTGGTGCTCGGTGCCGTGCACTTGCCATGGGAGGTGGCCGACAGCTACCTGGACTGCATGCTCGAGGACGACGAGCGGGTACGCCTGCAGCACCTGCTCAAACGCCGTATCGAAGAGCGTGTGCCGGCCGCCTACCTGCTGGGCGAGGCCTGGTTCTGCGGCATGTCGTTCATCGTCGACGAACGGGTGTTGGTGCCGCGTTCGCCCATTGGCGAGCTGATCGAAAAACGTTTCGAGCCGTGGCTGGCCAGCGACCCGGCGCGCATTCTGGACCTGTGCACGGGGTCGGGCTGCATCGGCATCGTCGCCGCCGACGTGTTCCCCGAGGCCGAGGTGGTGTTGGCCGACCTGTCGTTCCAGGCCCTTGAAGTGGCCAACCAGAACATCGAGCGCCATGGCCTGGACGGTCGTGTGTACACCGTGCAGGGCGACGGCTTTGGCGGTTTGCCGGGGCAACGTTTCGACCTGATCCTGTCCAACCCGCCGTATGTCGATGCCGAAGACTTCGACGACATGCCGGCCGAGTACCACCATGAGCCCGAACTGGGCCTGGCCTGCGGCAGCGACGGCCTGGACCTGGTACGGCGGATGCTGGCCGAAGCGGCTGACCACCTGACCGAGAAGGGGTTGCTGATTGTCGAAGTGGGCAACAGCCAGGTGCATGTCGAGGCGTTGTACCCCGAGGTGGACTTTGCCTGGCTGGAATTCGAGCGTGGCGGGCACGGGGTGTTCATGCTCACGGCCGAGCAGTGCCGCCAGCATCAGGAATTGTTCAAGGCCCGCGTTTAG
- a CDS encoding isochorismatase family protein, whose amino-acid sequence MSVPTTMFRLTGRDYPPAKLSHASLIIIDAQKEYLSGPLKLSGMDEAVANIARLLDAARKSGRPIIHVRHLGTVGGRFDPQGPAGEFIPGLEPLEGEIVIEKRMPNAFKNTKLHETLQELGHLDLIVCGFMSHSSVSTTVRRAKDYGYRCTLVEDASATRDLAFKDGVIPAAQIHQCEMAVMADNFACVAPTASLI is encoded by the coding sequence ATGTCCGTTCCAACCACGATGTTTCGCCTCACTGGCCGCGACTATCCGCCGGCCAAGCTGAGCCACGCCAGCCTGATCATCATCGATGCACAAAAGGAGTACCTCAGTGGTCCCCTGAAGCTGTCGGGCATGGACGAGGCCGTGGCCAACATCGCCAGGTTGCTCGACGCCGCACGTAAAAGCGGCCGTCCGATCATCCATGTTCGCCACCTGGGCACTGTCGGGGGCCGCTTCGACCCCCAGGGGCCGGCTGGCGAGTTCATTCCGGGGCTGGAGCCGCTGGAAGGTGAAATCGTCATCGAAAAGCGCATGCCCAACGCGTTCAAGAACACCAAGCTGCATGAAACATTGCAGGAGCTGGGCCACCTTGACCTGATCGTCTGTGGTTTCATGAGCCACTCCAGCGTCAGCACCACCGTTCGCCGCGCCAAGGACTATGGTTATCGGTGCACCCTGGTAGAAGACGCGTCGGCAACCCGCGACCTGGCATTCAAGGACGGCGTCATTCCGGCCGCACAGATTCACCAGTGCGAAATGGCCGTGATGGCTGACAACTTCGCTTGCGTGGCACCCACCGCCAGCCTCATCTGA